Part of the Sorghum bicolor cultivar BTx623 chromosome 1, Sorghum_bicolor_NCBIv3, whole genome shotgun sequence genome, GCAACACATGTCCATAGTCCATACATAATTGGCAGATAACAAGGAATTACATGATAGATCCAAACCTTCATGGTCTTCTGGAAGCCGAGGACCTTTTTTACACAGCAACAAACCTGCAAATCATCAAGCAGTCTTTCACAGCACCAAGTCTATAATGGCGTACAAATCCACAGTAGTAGGCGAGTCCATGATGCATGATCATGAAACACGTGATGGCGGTGCACTGCGCCTAGCGTGCCCGATCCTTGATCTGATCAATGCTGATTTCACTTGCATCTGTAGCCTGGAGCTCCACCTGAATGCCATTGAGCCCACTCTTGAACTTTTGGTTAGAGCTTGCGTAAAGCATCTTGCTCTTCACCTTGGCAGAGTCTGGGGACCTTGGAATTCAGAAGCAAAACATCTCATGAGTGAGCAGCTTCACAGCAAACAGCAACAAGGGATGCAAACACGAGGGCACAAGCAATACCATAGGATATAGAATATCCTGCTCTTCTGGACATCCTCTGCAGTCACAAAGTCAAAATCATAGATTGCGTATCGGCAGTCATTCTCAGGGAGGCTGTTTGTGAAGTCCTCGTAGCTGGTAGCACGATCCCCAACCTGGTCCACAACTATCTCCTTGAACTTGTCATCCATCTTGTAAGTTATGAAGCGGTGCAGCCTCTTCGACTGCAGCTCGCCAAACTTCAGCATGCACTCGTCATTCACAGCGACACCCGATCTTGCATTTGCCTGCAACAAGTTAAATCATGGTTAACTGGAAATACAAAGTTGAGTTTCCCTCGAAGTACTACTATACTCGTAAGTTAAGAGACAGTTTGGATGCACAGCCAACTGTCCCCAGCATTCTGGGCctgtttggatgcacccaactaaagtttagctagctaatttcaaagctaaattttagccagctaaaACTTCTCCCAGCTAAATTTTAGCTGGGTGTTTGGATGTTTCAGCTAATAGACTCACTAAACTTTAGCTGGTCTTTTAGCTGGGCTGTTTGGAAACCTAGCAGCTAAACTTAgccagctaaaatttagttggtgcaTCCAAACAGGCCCAAATCAGGCTGCAATTGAACCAGTACAGAAACTGCTAATATTAGATATTTCAGCTTATAGTCCTGACTCTAACATGAGTGCACTAGTCCCTAAACACGAAAGTCATTTCTCTCGAGACGCCTAGCAAGTACTAACAGAGTACACTAC contains:
- the LOC110431716 gene encoding actin-depolymerizing factor 3, giving the protein MANARSGVAVNDECMLKFGELQSKRLHRFITYKMDDKFKEIVVDQVGDRATSYEDFTNSLPENDCRYAIYDFDFVTAEDVQKSRIFYILWSPDSAKVKSKMLYASSNQKFKSGLNGIQVELQATDASEISIDQIKDRAR